The genomic stretch CTTCAGTGTCTTCTTCCGGCACAACTCCTCCAGCCTGGGTAATGTCTCGGTTAGCATTGTGCCCCCAACTCGCCTGGTGGGTTTCAACCTCCTCCAGGAGACGGCACCGGAGCTGGCAGCCGCTGCCGCTGTGGGTCACCGTCTCTTCAACTGCCGGGTGGAGTATGAGAAGACAGACCGGGCACGCAAGACCCGCCCCTGCCTCTATGACCCCTCACAACTCTGTTACTCCGAGCACACCCAGAGCCAGGCGTCCTGGATCTGCACCAAACCCTTCAAGGTCATCTGCATCTTTCTGGCCTTCTACAGCACCGACTACAAGCTGGTCCAGAAGGTTTGCCCTGACTATAACTTCC from Mobula birostris isolate sMobBir1 unplaced genomic scaffold, sMobBir1.hap1 scaffold_835, whole genome shotgun sequence encodes the following:
- the LOC140193768 gene encoding neurexophilin-2-like codes for the protein ATPTQSQLSRTLDVLDLTSGPRSLSLSYGGGSVVLHPPSSASLRESGGGPSVLPDWPPLPLDPLPRRRRRLQLKPGRARKIFGWGDFYVNVRTVKFSLLLTGKVVDHVNGTFSVFFRHNSSSLGNVSVSIVPPTRLVGFNLLQETAPELAAAAAVGHRLFNCRVEYEKTDRARKTRPCLYDPSQLCYSEHTQSQASWICTKPFKVICIFLAFYSTDYKLVQKVCPDYNFHSELPYLG